TCCATTGCGGAAAGAATTTTTGGTCGTCAATAGTTTCGCGGAACAGGCCTTCGGCGGGAATCCCGCGGCGGTGCTGCCCGATGCTTCCGGTTTGACTGACGCGCAAATGCAGGCCATTGCCAGACAGCTGAATCTGGTGGAGACGGTTTTTGTCCTTCCGGCGGCCGAAACCGGCGCCGATCTGCGCTTCCGCTATTTCACCCCGGTTCAGGAACTCCCGGTGGCGGGTCATCCCACCGTGGCCGCAGTTCTGGCGCTGATCGAGCAGGGGCGGCTCCCGATGGCCGCAGACCGGGATTACCGGATCCGGACTGGGGCGGGGATTCAACGGGTGACCGTCGCCCGAAACGAGCGGGGTCCGGTGGTGGTCATGGAACAGCCGCGGCCGGAATTTTTGCCGCCCCTGGATGACCGGGCCGCCGTCGCTGAACTCTTCGGATTGCGGTTGGAAGATCTCCTGCCCGACCTGCCGGTCCAGCCGGTCCATACCGGGCTGGGCCATCTCATCGTCCCGCTGCGGACGCTCGAGGCATTGTTCCGGGCGGAACGGCGGATCCTCCCGCTAAAGAGTTTCTGCGCCGGACTGGGCATCCGCGAGGCGCAGCTGTTCACCCCGGAAACGCTCGACCCCCAAAAGGACCTGCATACCCGCAACATTTGTCCGCGCGAAGGCCTGGAGGATCCCGGCTGTGGCGTGGGCAACGGCGCCTTGGGCGCTTATCTGCTCAGGCACTATTACCGCGGCGAAACCGCGATCCGGCTCCGGGCGGAGCAGGGGAATATCGTCAATATGCCTTGCGTCATCGAGATTCATGCCCAAAGGAGCCAGGACGGCATTCGGGTGTCCATCGGCGGCAACGGCCGCTTGATGATCCGGGGGGAATTTTACCTGGATCAGCCGGAGTAGCCCGGCGAGTTGTTCCGAAGCTCCGGGACGAACCGCCGAAGTCCCGGGAAGGCCGTCCGGAGCACCCGGCGGATCGTCCGAGGCTTGCGGACGAGCGCCTCAGCCCCGCGGAGGCCCTTCCGGAGCGCCCGGAGCATCTTTCGAAGTCGATGTCGGCCTTTCCGGAGGCTTCGGACCCCGTTCCGCCGGACCGGGAAGGAGTGACGGGGAAGAAGCCTCCGGATCCCGGGCTCCTCGCGGCGGATTTTCCGCCGGTATTAGTTCAACCAATTTCCCGGATGAGCCGTACGGAATGCCTTTTGGTTCCGGCCGGACGGTGAATCCTAGGGTTCCTCTTTTGGCGGGCGCTTCAGCGCGGCCCAGAGCAACAGCCGGGCCACGCCATAAAAGAGGATGAGCACCAGAAAAACGCCGGCCATGCCGTAGAGGGTGGCCAGGAGGCCTCTCACCAAATTTTCCTGCATCGTCTCACCTTCCTATATCTGATCAGCAGCTACGCATCATGTCCCGAAAGCCGGCCATGATGAAGTGATTAACGGATTGATTTCGTCCTATCGTAACAAAAGCGCCGGGATGATCGCCAGCAGCAAGCCGCCGGCCACCACCGAGCCGAGCTGTCCGGCGACATTGGCGCTGACCGCCTGCATCAAGACGAAGTTGGTCGGGTCTTCCTGCTGGGCCAGGCGCTGAATCACCCGGGCGGACATGGGAAAGGCCGAGATCCCGGCGGCGCCGATCATCGGATTGACTTTTTGCTTCAAGAAAAGATTGAGGCCCTGGGCGAACCAGACTCCACCGGCAGTGTCAAAAACGAAGGCCACCGCGCCCATGGCCATGATCAGCAAGGTCTTGTAGTTCAGGAAATGCAGCGCCTCCATGGACGAACCGATGGTGATCCCCAGGAGGATGGTCACCAGGTTGGCCAGCTCATGCTGGGCGGTCTTGGAGAGCCGGTCCAGCACGCCGCATTCCCGGATCAGGTTGCCGAACATCAACGAGCCCACCAGGGCGACGCTGATCGGCGCGAAGATGCCGGCGATCAGCGTGACCAGGATCGGGAAAAGGATCTTGACGATCTGCGGAACTTGTCCCTGCCGGGGCGATTCCATCCGGATCAGCCTCTCCTGGCGGCTGGTCAGAAATTTGATCACCGGCGGCTGGATGATGGGAACCAGCGACATGTAGGAATAGGCCGCCACCGAGATCGGCGCCAGCAGATTCTTGGCGAACTTGGTGGCCACGTAGATGGAGGTCGGGCCGTCGGCGGCGCCGATGATGCCGATGGCGGCGGCCTCTTTCAGGCTGAAGCCGCAGACGATCGCGATGAGCATCGTGGCGAAGATGCCGAACTGGGCCGCGGCGCCGAAGAAGAGCATGAACGGGTTCTGCAGCAGCGGGCCGAAATCGATCATCGCGCCCACCGCGATGAAAATCAGCACCGGGAAGAGCTCCGATTCAATGCAGGTCTTGTACAGAAGGGTCAAAAATCCGTCGGGCCCCACCGCCGAAGAGAACGGAATATTGGCCAGAATAGCCCCGAAACCGATGGGCAACAGCAGCATCGGCTCGTAGTCCTTGGCAATCGCCAGATAAATGAGGAGACCGGCGAGTAGAAACATGATCAGATTCCCCATACTAAGATGGGTGAGGCCGATGAAAAGATCAGACATGGTAACCTCCGCCGCGAAATTTACGGAAACCTAAATTTAATTTATCATAAGAATCGCAGGCTGTCATCAGAAGTCGCCGATAAATTTCCAATAAACGGGGTCACGGCTCCATAAACAGCTTGCGCCGGTCGCGGGATCTGAGTATAGTTAAAGTGTACCGCCCCGGGATATCGTATACGATTCCAGCCAATCATAGGGAATAAAGCGAGGAATCCGAATGAGACAGGAAATTTTTCAGTGGACGGTTTTGGTTTGCTGCGGGGTGTCCGCCGTTTGTTTGGTGATGCTGCTGGCCGGGGTGAACCGGCTCATCGAAGCGGTCGGCGCGTTGCAGCCTGGGAAGGAAACTCCGGCCGCGGCCCCGGCGGGCAACGCTCCGGATCCCGGCTGCTCCGAAGAGGAGCTGGCGGCGGTCATGGCGGTCATGGCCAAACTGTTGCCCGAGGAGAAACGGGCCACGATGAAGATTCGGGTGATTCCTTAATACTCTAATATCGTCGGAGATATCGGACAAGCCGGCGCGATTCATCAATCGCGGGTTCGCGATGCGAATGGAGGTCATTGGATGCAGAGTTTTCGAGTTACTGTCAATGGCAAGATATTTGAGGTGACGGTCGAAGAGACTGGCGCGGCCCAAGCCCATGTGGAGCGCGTCGCCAGCGAGGCTTCGGCAGTCTCCGAAGTGGCGCCCCCTCCCGGTCCGGCGCAGCCTGCCATTGGACCGGCGGAGCCGGCGGAAACTGCAATCGAGGCGGGCGATCAGACGGTGACCGCCCCTTTGGCGGGCACGATCCTTTCGATCAAGGTCCAGCCCGGGCAGGCGGTCCGCTACGGCCAGGTGTTGCTGACGCTGGAAGCTTTGAAGATGGAGAATGAGATCGTGGCTCCTCAAGCCGGAACTGTCAAAGCCATCCGGGTCAATGAGGGTTCCAGCGTCAACGTGGGAGACGCGATGATCATCCTCCGCTCGTAAGCCGCTGCGGACAGGACGGAAGGGAGAGGTGACGAGTATGGCGGGACCGGTTCGAATTACCGAGACCATCTTTCGGGATGCCCACCAATCGCTGTGGGCGACCCGGATGAA
The sequence above is a segment of the Hydrogenispora ethanolica genome. Coding sequences within it:
- a CDS encoding PhzF family phenazine biosynthesis protein, producing the protein MRKEFLVVNSFAEQAFGGNPAAVLPDASGLTDAQMQAIARQLNLVETVFVLPAAETGADLRFRYFTPVQELPVAGHPTVAAVLALIEQGRLPMAADRDYRIRTGAGIQRVTVARNERGPVVVMEQPRPEFLPPLDDRAAVAELFGLRLEDLLPDLPVQPVHTGLGHLIVPLRTLEALFRAERRILPLKSFCAGLGIREAQLFTPETLDPQKDLHTRNICPREGLEDPGCGVGNGALGAYLLRHYYRGETAIRLRAEQGNIVNMPCVIEIHAQRSQDGIRVSIGGNGRLMIRGEFYLDQPE
- a CDS encoding OadG family protein — encoded protein: MQENLVRGLLATLYGMAGVFLVLILFYGVARLLLWAALKRPPKEEP
- a CDS encoding sodium ion-translocating decarboxylase subunit beta, yielding MSDLFIGLTHLSMGNLIMFLLAGLLIYLAIAKDYEPMLLLPIGFGAILANIPFSSAVGPDGFLTLLYKTCIESELFPVLIFIAVGAMIDFGPLLQNPFMLFFGAAAQFGIFATMLIAIVCGFSLKEAAAIGIIGAADGPTSIYVATKFAKNLLAPISVAAYSYMSLVPIIQPPVIKFLTSRQERLIRMESPRQGQVPQIVKILFPILVTLIAGIFAPISVALVGSLMFGNLIRECGVLDRLSKTAQHELANLVTILLGITIGSSMEALHFLNYKTLLIMAMGAVAFVFDTAGGVWFAQGLNLFLKQKVNPMIGAAGISAFPMSARVIQRLAQQEDPTNFVLMQAVSANVAGQLGSVVAGGLLLAIIPALLLR
- a CDS encoding biotin/lipoyl-containing protein, with translation MQSFRVTVNGKIFEVTVEETGAAQAHVERVASEASAVSEVAPPPGPAQPAIGPAEPAETAIEAGDQTVTAPLAGTILSIKVQPGQAVRYGQVLLTLEALKMENEIVAPQAGTVKAIRVNEGSSVNVGDAMIILRS